One window of the Podospora pseudocomata strain CBS 415.72m chromosome 7, whole genome shotgun sequence genome contains the following:
- a CDS encoding hypothetical protein (EggNog:ENOG503NWJG; COG:S) — protein sequence MSHSYSTFDCSFPPLSQQNTATMPHDLEAAPLLLPPTAPKPPPSMKSAFVLPSATRFLADFTLGFADGLTVPFALTAGLSSLGSSDTVIYAGAAEICAGSLSMGIGGFLAAKGEWSQSQVQTPAQSALVDQFDADVEIDTETETIVSGYHDTENDDLLEGYLAPLELSPKLQDEIRSHVAKCPGILRELEQQQKRYRSRHGCLETGSLSEKEAEAKRAAPSPILVGLSVSLGYLLGGLLPLFPYFFVEHVQEGLRWSFAVCLLALFLFGLLKDYFLNSQQSKDQTRAGWIGTSGQKKHRIVLGMKWLDLKRSLWEGIQMALMGGIAAIAAVLCVKFFEGMGV from the coding sequence ATGTCGCACAGTTACTCCACATTCGATTGTAgctttcctcctctgtcaCAGCAAAACACAGCAACCATGCCGCATGACCTTGAGGCCGcgcccctccttcttccgcCAACAGCTCCCAAGCCGCCACCAAGCATGAAATCAGCCTTCGTTCTCCCTTCAGCAACACGTTTCTTAGCAGATTTCACACTCGGGTTTGCGGATGGGCTCACCGTCCCTTTTGCTCTGACTGCTGGTCTTTCCAGTCTGGGAAGCTCTGATACTGTCATCTATGCTGGCGCCGCCGAGATTTGCGCCGGCAGTCTTAGCATGGGCATCGGTGGCTTCCTCGCAGCAAAGGGTGAATGGTCTCAATCACAAGTACAGACACCAGCCCAATCAGCCCTAGTAGATCAATTCGATGCCGACGTAGAGATCGACACCGAAACCGAAACCATCGTCTCAGGCTATCACGACACCGAGAACGATGATTTATTAGAGGGATACTTAGCGCCTCTGGAGCTCTCGCCGAAACTACAAGATGAGATCAGGTCGCATGTGGCCAAATGCCCCGGCATTTTGAGGGAGTtggaacagcagcagaagcgaTATCGGAGTCGCCATGGTTGTTTAGAAACAGGCAGCTTGAGTGAGAAGGAAGCCGAAGCAAAGAGAGCTGCACCATCGCCCATCCTCGTGGGACTTTCAGTGTCACTGGGGTATCTTCTAGGCGGGCTGCTACCATTGTTCCCCTATTTCTTTGTGGAACATGTGCAGGAGGGCCTCAGGTGGAGTTTTGCGGTTTGCCTGCTAGCGCTGTTCCTATTTGGCCTTTTGAAGGATTATTTCCTCAATAGTCAGCAATCAAAGGACCAGACTCGGGCCGGGTGGATCGGGACAAGCGGACAGAAAAAGCACAGGATAGTTTTGGGAATGAAGTGGTTGGACCTGAAAAGAAGCTTGTGGGAGGGAATCCAAATGGCCCTCATGGGTGGCATTGCCGCAATCGCGGCTGTGTTATGCGTCAAGTTTTTTGAAGGTATGGGCGTTTAG
- a CDS encoding hypothetical protein (EggNog:ENOG503NX5W; COG:E; COG:H), whose translation MPPLLRATPRQRAFQAFPAARSGVSVTRLGYCRFASSSQKSVHGTTTSRRTCTPSVNRQRSALISSSLSWNIQQKWSSTVAIDPKMYTTSFAFFEALWDAGVTHVFVNLGSDHPSIIEAMVKGAREKKGQFPRIITCPNEMVAMSMADGYARLTNKPQAVIVHVDVGTQGLGAAVHNASAGRAPILVFAGISPITQEGELRGSRTEFIHWIQDVPDQKQIVAQYCRYSAELKTGVNVKQMVNRALQFAKSAPQGPVYLCGSREVMEQEIEPYSIQQDEWDPVELGGLPGSAVSKIAEALAGAERPLLITGYAGRNPEMPAKLVELANTVKGLRVLDTGGSDMCFPADHPAWLGLRYGNEEAIQTADTIIVLDCDVPWIPTQCKPRSDAKIFHIDVDPLKQVMPLFYIKAQARYRADAMASVNQILAALQSDESLRAKLAGGASEQRWTALQTSYRERIDGIASRARPLDNGEFGTGHLCSKLRELCPEDTIWAVEAVTNTLFVHDNIQPTKPGQWINCGGGGLGWSGGGALGVKLASDHEAKLQGHEHGKFVVQIVGDGSFLFSVPGSVYWIAKRYNIPILTIVLNNKGWNAPRRSLLLVHPDGLGAGATNDDIHIAFNPSPDYAGIAKAAAGGDVFAERVDQAVDLVDVLKRAIQAVQNGQTAVVDCKVASGC comes from the exons ATGCCGCCATTGCTCCGTGCAACCCCGCGCCAGAGGGCATTCCAGGCTTTTCCCGCAGCCAGGTCTGGGGTGAGCGTTACTCGTCTGGGGTATTGCAGGTTCGCCTCCTCTTCGCAGAAATCAGTCCATGGCACAACAACTTCCAGGAGGACTTGTACCCCGTCCGTCAACAGGCAAAGGTCTGCACTGATCTCATCCTCTCTAAGTTGGAACATACAGCAGAAGTGGTCATCGACGGTAGCCATCGATCCCAAAATGTACACGACATCATTTGCGTTCTTCGAGGCGCTATGGGATGCCGGAGTCACCCATGTGTTTGTCAATCTGGGCTCCGACCATCCGAGCATCATCGAGGCCATGGTCAAGGGTGCCCGTGAGAAGAAGGGCCAGTTTCCTCGGATTATCACGTGTCCCAATGAG ATGGTGGCCATGTCGATGGCTGATGGTTATGCGCGCCTGACCAACAAGCCGCAGGCCGTCATCGTCCACGTCGACGTGGGCACCCAGGGTCTCGGTGCAGCCGTCCACAATGCCAGCGCTGGCCGTGCTCCCATCCTCGTTTTCGCTGGCATCTCGCCCATCACGCAGGAAGGCGAGCTGCGCGGTTCGCGGACCGAGTTCATCCATTGGATTCAAGATGTGCCAGACCAAAAGCAGATTGTCGCTCAGTACTGTCGGTATTCAGCTGAGTTGAAGACGGGAGTAAACGTGAAGCAAATGGTCAACCGGGCGCTGCAGTTTGCCAAATCGGCGCCGCAGGGTCCCGTGTATCTTTGCGGATCGAGAGAGGTGATGGAACAGGAGATTGAGCCGTACAGCATCCAACAAGACGAATGGGATCCAGTTGAGCTAGGCGGGCTACCTGGGTCGGCCGTGAGCAAGATCGCAGAAGCCTTGGCCGGTGCAGAGAGGCCGCTATTGATTACTGGATATGCCGGAAGAAACCCAGAGATGCCGGCAAAGTTGGTGGAGCTGGCAAACACTGTCAAAGGCCTTCGAGTGCTGGACACGGGTGGCAGCGACATGTGTTTTCCAGCAGACCATCCGGCATGGCTGGGATTGCGGTACGGCAATGAGGAGGCAATCCAGACCGCCGACACCATCATCGTTCTGGACTGCGACGTTCCCTGGATTCCCACCCAGTGTAAACCACGATCAGACGCCAAAATCTTCCATATCGACGTCGACCCCCTCAAACAAGTGATGCCTCTCTTTTACATCAAGGCGCAGGCACGGTATCGAGCCGACGCCATGGCATCTGTGAATCAGATCCTGGCGGCACTGCAATCAGATGAAAGCCTAAGAGCCAAGTTGGCAGGCGGGGCCAGTGAGCAAAGGTGGACCGCATTGCAAACGTCGTACAGGGAGCGGATTGACGGTATTGCGTCGCGAGCGAGACCTCTTGACAATGGTGAGTTTGGGACCGGCCACCTGTGTTCCAAGTTGCGAGAGTTGTGCCCAGAAGACACAATCTGGGCCGTCGAGgccgtcaccaacaccctATTCGTCCACGACAACATTCAGCCAACAAAACCAGGACAGTGGATCAactgcggtggtggggggttggggtggtctggtggtggtgctctCGGAGTTAAGCTTGCGTCGGACCATGAGGCCAAACTTCAGGGCCACGAGCATGGCAAGTTTGTGGTGCAGATTGTCGGCGATGGGTCGTTTTTGTTCTCGGTTCCCGGCAGCGTGTATTGGATTGCAAAGCGTTACAACATTCCCATTCTGACCATTGTGTTGAACAACAAGG GCTGGAACGCGCCACGCAGGTCGTTATTGTTGGTCCATCCCGACGGCCTGGGCGCTGGTGCGACCAATGACGATATCCACATTGCGTTCAACCCTTCTCCGGACTATGCTGGCATTgccaaagcagcagctggaggagacgTTTTTGCTGAGAGGGTTGACCAAGCAGTCGACTTGGTCGATGTTCTAAAGAGGGCTATCCAGGCAGTGCAGAATGGGCAAACAGCTGTTGTCGACTGCAAAGTTGCCTCTGGATGCTGA
- a CDS encoding hypothetical protein (EggNog:ENOG503PHQY) — protein sequence MVLPTEEPPPPPAPAAAPAAPLPPAPSSGTLSTGQLGALLGSVLGFAFLVLVLCCCLSCHRRRQRQERVIVYDGGSDNSDSEREVTREYYTSTRDWNRLRGPGGLGFANAEGMMGNAGGMATRTNVGFTTVPPPVRFPPTPRYTPYRQSRWPQISGVRRFP from the coding sequence ATGGTTCTACCAACCGAGGagcctcccccaccccccgctcctgctgctgcccctgctgcccctctcccaccgGCGCCATCTTCGGGCACTCTTTCCACTGGACAACTGGGCGCTTTGCTTGGGTCAGTCTTGGGTTTTGCTTTTCTGGTTCTGGTCCTATGCTGTTGTCTTTCCTGTCATCGTCGACGCCAACGGCAGGAGCGTGTCATTGTTTATGACGGAGGCAGCGACAACAGTGACAGTGAACGCGAAGTCACAAGGGAATATTATACCTCGACACGGGACTGGAACCGACTGAGGGGCCCAGGAGGCCTTGGATTTGCGAACGCTGAAGGCATGATGGGCAATGCAGGAGGCATGGCAACCCGAACCAATGTTGGCTTTACCACGGTCCCACCGCCTGTCAGATTCCCGCCCACACCGAGGTATACTCCTTATCGGCAATCCAGATGGCCACAAATCAGCGGAGTGAGGAGGTTTCCATGA
- a CDS encoding hypothetical protein (MEROPS:MER0001733; COG:E; EggNog:ENOG503NUNG) — protein sequence MLQSGLRVLASTIRSSKARLPFTFPTRRFDNRDIAVAMDYNKILQGKYPAKQHAKRVSDYIRDKIPNATGVLYLEGRATKMIEDNDSEEHFRQRRYFYYLTGCPLADSYVIHDMDSSKTTLFIPPVDPESVIWSGLPVSAEEALSNWDVDEVKYTNEINATLAHVGASKDNATLYAIPNQVSEKVTFLEFDHKNFSILKEAIEVTRVVKDEYEIAMIGKANQISSRAHELVMKKVKHVKNERELEAVFLAECISNGARDQAYHSIVAAGRAAATLHYVANNAPLDGKLNLLLDAGGEWNCYASDITRTFPINGKFTTESRAIYDIVLKMQLECIAALKEGVVWDDVHTLAHKIAIDGLLELGILKGDKEAILESRTSVAFFPHGLGHYLGMDTHDTGGNANYADKDTMFRYLRVRGTLPAGSVITVEPGLYFCNFIIEPFLNDPKHSQYINRPVLDRYWDVGGVRIEDNIVITKTGTKNLTTAIKDPDEMERLIASS from the exons ATGCTACAGTCAGGCCTCCGAGTTCTGGCCTCCACGATAAGAAGTTCGAAAGCACGTCTCCCGTTCACGTTTCCGACACGCCGTTTCGACAACCGTGACATCGCCGTCGCGATGGACTACAATAAGATCCTGCAGGGGAAATACCCCGCGAAGCAGCACGCAAAGCGTGTGAGCGACTACATTCGCGACAAAATTCCGAACGCTACAGGTGTATTGTACCTCGAGGGCCGTGCCACCAAGATGATTGAAGACAACGATAGCGAGGAGCACTTTCGACAGCGTCGCTATTTCTACTACCTCACCGGATGTCCTCTTGCCGATTCATACGTCATCCATGACATGGACTCGTCCAAGACAACGCTATTCATCCCACCCGTTGATCCCGAAAGCGTCATTTGGTCTGGTCTTCCTGTCTCCGCCGAGGAGGCCCTCAGCAACTGGGACGTGGACGAAGTCAAATACACAAACGAAATCAACGCAACACTTGCCCATGTCGGTGCCTCCAAAGACAACGCCACGCTTTAtgccatccccaaccaaGTCTCCGAGAAGGTCACCTTTCTCGAGTTTGACCACAAAAACTTTTCCATTTTGAAGGAGGCCATTGAGGTCACCCGTGTAGTCAAGGACGAGTACGAGATTGCCATGATCGGCAAAGCCAACCAGATAAGCAGCAGGGCCCATGAGTTGGTCATGAAGAAGGTCAAGCACGTCAAGAATGAGCGCGAGCTCGAAGCTGTGTTCCTAGCTGAGTGCATTTCCAATGGGGCCCGTGATCAGGCATATCACAGCATCGTTGCCGCTGGTCGGGCTGCTGCGACGCTCCATTACGTTGCCAACAACGCCCCCTTGGATGGCAAACTGAACCTCTTGTTGGATGCCGGCGGCGAGTGGAACTGCTATGCTTCAGATATCACGAGAACATTTCCCATCAATGGCAAATTCACCACGGAGAGCAGGGCCATCTACGACATCGTCCTCAAAATGCAGCTTGAATGCATTGCTGCACTGAAGGAAGGTGTTGTGTGGGATGATGTTCACACCTTGGCCCACAAGATTGCCATTGATGGGCTGTTGGAGCTTGGCATCTTGAAAGGTGACAAGGAGGCCATCCTGGAGAGCCGTACAAGtgtcgccttcttcccccatGGGCTGGGACACTATCTCGGCATGGACACACACGATACTGGCGGCAATGCCAACTATGCTGACAAGGACACCATGTTCCGCTACCTCAGGGTGAGAGGGACTCTACCGGCCGGAAGTGTCATCACGGTTGAGCCGGGTCTTTACTTCTGTAACTTCATCATCGAACCCTTCCTCAATGACCCCAAGCACTCTCAGTACATTAACCGTCCAGTTCTGGACAGGTATTGGGATGTGGGCGGTGTACG CATCGAGGACAATATCGTCATCACTAAGACGGGGACAAAAAATCTTACCACAGCCATCAAGGATCCTGATGAAATGGAGAGACTGATTGCGTCCAGTTAG
- a CDS encoding hypothetical protein (COG:G; EggNog:ENOG503NX9J; CAZy:AA9), with protein sequence MKSVLVALATATAVSAHGWVDNITISGQFYQLYQPYQDPYMGEWAPKRISRKIITNGPVEDVTSIDLQCGGSTIEGQIGSEPAPLHAKAVAGSEVSLRWTHWPDSHMGPVLTYMARCPDSGCDKFLPGDEPIWFKIHHEGRHTFDKTWPDDIWATTPFMKFDNEPYRYTIPECLKPGFYLVRHEIIALHSAWAAKGAQFYPSCHQLEVSGSGSVVPSASNAELVGFPGAYDAEDPSILFQVWAPGPYNIPGPAVFGCPAQ encoded by the exons ATGAAATCGGTTCTTGTGGCTCTCGCCACGGCTACTGCTGTCTCTGCCCACGGCTGGGTTGACAATATCACCATTAGCGGGCAGTTCTACCAG CTCTACCAGCCTTATCAAGACCCATACATGGGAGAGTGGGCACCCAAGCGCATCAGCCgcaagatcatcaccaacggACCCGTGGAGGATGTCACCTCTATTGACCTGCAATGCGGAGGCTCCACCATTGAAGGCCAAATCGGATCGGAACCTGCTCCTCTCCATGCCAAAGCAGTGGCCGGCTCTGAGGTCTCGCTGCGTTGGACTCACTGGCCTGATTCTCACATGGGTCCGGTCTTAACTTACA TGGCCCGATGCCCAGATTCGGGATGTGACAAGTTTCTTCCAGGTGACGAGCCGATCTGGTTCAAGATTCACCATGAGGGCAGACATACCTTTGACAAGACCTGGCCGGATGATATTTGGGCCACG ACCCCTTTCATGAAGTTTGACAACGAACCTTATCGATACACAATTCCAGAGTGTCTGAAGCCGGGATTTTATCTCGTTCGCCACGAGATTATCGCCCTTCACTCCGCGTGGGCGGCGAAGGGAGCACAATTCTACCCGTCTTGCCACCAATTGGAGGTATCCGGTTCGGGATCGGTAGTCCCTTCCGCATCAAATGCCGAGCTAGTAGGATTCCCTGGTGCCTATGACGCGGAGGACCCTTCCATTCTGTTCCAAGTTTGGGCTC CTGGACCATACAACATTCCCGGCCCCGCCGTCTTCGGGTGTCCTGCGCAGTAA
- a CDS encoding hypothetical protein (EggNog:ENOG503P287; COG:S) has protein sequence MADCDKSADASHEAGSDTSAVPSPPPPPVPSADPNLRFIPSPESDASPTLAAQVDDIYKIAPVAALRMLSAGIEALVNMTGDIPPTPPPRSPTMPHMRGMEAEKKSIVRSNSDKNLARLAQQRSAANSPRPSPRPGRSPLHSGAKAASVPVPDSAQSIDGVQLRAPYPTQASRAEQPLAPYIVVGENSQPLNLQHSAITRKFYSRLPPPISITEYLLRIHRFCPMSTAVYLATSLYIHRLAVLERAIAITKRNAHRLLLAGLRVAMKALEDLSYAHGKVAKVGGVSEAELARLEISFCFLTGFELVVTYESLSKHWEMLRRGTDCWNLHDELMEEDMTVLQFAKPPKLRREHAVST, from the coding sequence ATGGCAGACTGCGACAAATCGGCCGATGCCTCTCACGAAGCTGGCAGCGACACCAGTGCCGTCCcatccccgccaccaccgcctgtTCCCTCAGCCGACCCCAACTTGCGCTTCATCCCGAGCCCAGAAAGCGATGCCTCGCCTACTCTTGCCGCACAGGTCGACGATATCTACAAAATTGCGCCCGTCGCTGCTCTCAGAATGCTCAGCGCGGGCATCGAGGCGCTCGTGAATATGACGGGAGACATCCCGCCCACGCCACCACCGAGAAGCCCCACCATGCCGCACATGCGAGGTATGGaagcagagaagaagagtaTCGTGCGGTCCAATTCAGACAAGAATCTGGCCCGTCTTGCTCAGCAACGAAGCGCAGCAAACTCTCCACGGCCCTCCCCCCGGCCCGGTCGGTCTCCGCTGCATTCGGGCGCGAAGGCCGCGTCCGTTCCCGTACCCGACAGTGCCCAATCCATCGACGGCGTCCAGCTGCGGGCGCCTTACCCGACACAGGCCTCAAGAGCAGAACAGCCCCTTGCTCCATATATTGTCGTTGGTGAGAACTCGCAGCCGCTCAATCTCCAACATAGCGCCATCACTCGCAAGTTTTACTCTCGCCTCCCGCCACCGATATCTATTACCGAGTATCTCCTCCGAATACACCGTTTCTGCCCCATGTCTACCGCCGTCTATCTAGCCACATCCTTATACATACATCGTTTGGCCGTGCTGGAGCGAGCCATTGCCATAACTAAGAGGAATGCTCATCGTCTGTTGCTAGCGGGATTGAGAGTGGCCATGAAGGCCCTGGAGGACTTGAGCTACGCACACGGAAAAGTGGCAAAGGTCGGCGGTGTCAGTGAGGCAGAATTGGCGAGGCTGGAAATCAGCTTCTGCTTTCTTACGGGGTTCGAGTTGGTTGTGACCTATGAGTCGTTGAGCAAACATTGGGAGATGCTCAGAAGAGGAACCGACTGCTGGAATCTGCATGATgagttgatggaggaggacatGACGGTTTTGCAATTTGCAAAGCCGCCAAAGCTGAGGAGGGAGCACGCTGTGTCAACTTGA